The genomic stretch CTTCTCGACCCGGCCCGATACCACCAGCACATCGCCCGGCATGATGATCGTGTCGGGCACCGCGTGGATGAAATCCTCGCCCTCGCGCTTCACCCCGATCACGGTCACGTCGTACTTGCGGCGGCATTCGCTGGTGACGAGTGGGAGCCCGACGATCGGCTCTGGGGCAGCCAGCCGGGCGATGGCGAATTCGTCGCCAAAGCTGATGAAATCGAGCAGCCGCTCGTTGAGCAGGCGCGCAACGCGCTCGCCCATCTTCTGTTCGGGAAATACGACATGATGCGCGCCCGTGCGCTCGAGTATGCGGCCGTGCTTCTCGTTGGTTGCCTTGGCCCAGATATTCGGCACGCCGAGATCGGATAGTGCGAGCACCGCCAGCACGCTTGCCTCGATATTGCTGCCGATCCCGACCACCGCCGAGGTGAAGCTGGCTGCACCCATCCGTTCGAGGCAGGTCTGGTCGGTGCCGTCCGCCTCCACCACCTGGGTCAGGTCCTGCGCGTATTCCTGCACCCGCGAAGGATCGGTGTCCGCGCCGAGCACTTCGTGCCCCATGCGCTCCAGAGCGCGGGCGACCGAGCCGCCGAAGCGCCCGAGACCGATGACGAGGACGGGTTTGCGCGTATCAGCCGACAATCGGGTTCTCCTCGGGATAGCGGAAAGGTTGCGGTTCTGCTCCAAGCGCCAACGCGGTCGCCACGGTAATGGTCCCTACGCGCCCCACGAACATCAGCGCGCACAGCACGACCAGTGCGGAGGGCGGCAGGTCGGCCGTGATGCCGGTCGAGAGGCCGACGGTCGAAAAGGCCGAAATGGTTTCGAACAAGACCTGCTCCATCGGCAGTCGCGTAATCGCGAGGATATACATGGATGCGAGTATGATCAGCGTGGCGGCGGCGACAAACACGGTCAGCGCCTGGCGTTCGATCCCGTGACCGAACCGGCGACCGAACAAGCTCGCGTCGCGCCGCCCCTTCACTTCGGAATAAACGACGGCCAGCAGGACGAAAAAGGTCGTGATCTTGACCCCGCCGGCGGTGCCCGCGCTTCCCCCGCCGATGAACATCAGCACATAGTTCATCAACAGCGTCTCGCCGCGAAACGCCCCGACATCGAGGCTGTTGAAGCCCGCCGTGCGCGGCATGACCGAATGGAAACCGGCGTTGAGGATCTTGGCCCCGACACTCATCGGGCCGAGCGTATCCGGGTTGGTCCATTCCTTTGCGAGGATGGCTCCGAACCCGACCAGCAGCAACACGGCGGTGCCCATCACGGTGATCTTGGTATGCAGGGTCCACTGGCTCCAGCGCACCCCCTTGTGCCGCACATCCTGCATCACCGGGAAGCCGAGGGCGGTGACGATCACGGCCGCCATGATTGGCACGAGAAACACCGCGTCCGTCTGGAACCCCATGACGCTGTCGGAATAGCTCGAGAAGCCGGCATTGTTGAAAGCGCTGACCGCGTGAAAGACGCCATGCCACAGCGCCGGGCCGAACTCGGAGTCATAGCTAACCATCAGGCGGGCAACGAGGATCGCGGCGACCACCGCTTCCACCGCGATGGTGATCTTGAGGACCAGAGCCAGTACGGATCGCGCGTCGCCGACCTCCAGCCGGTTGCGCTCCACATGCGTCGCCATTCGCTCGCGCAGGCCGAAGCCGCGCCCGGCCATGAGGCCGAACAGGGTGGCCGCGGTCATGATCCCGAAACCGCCGATCTGGAACAGGACAAGGATGACCACCTGTCCGAACCACGACCAGTAAGTTGCGGTATCGACCACGATCAGCCCGGTCACCGCGACAGCGGATGTCGACGTGAAGAAAGCCGTGACCAGCGGCGTCGCCTGCCCGCTGGCAGACGCGAATGGCAGCATCAGCA from Qipengyuania profundimaris encodes the following:
- a CDS encoding TrkH family potassium uptake protein, which gives rise to MIRAFRDPVRLIPLLFAVAIAIGTALLMLPFASASGQATPLVTAFFTSTSAVAVTGLIVVDTATYWSWFGQVVILVLFQIGGFGIMTAATLFGLMAGRGFGLRERMATHVERNRLEVGDARSVLALVLKITIAVEAVVAAILVARLMVSYDSEFGPALWHGVFHAVSAFNNAGFSSYSDSVMGFQTDAVFLVPIMAAVIVTALGFPVMQDVRHKGVRWSQWTLHTKITVMGTAVLLLVGFGAILAKEWTNPDTLGPMSVGAKILNAGFHSVMPRTAGFNSLDVGAFRGETLLMNYVLMFIGGGSAGTAGGVKITTFFVLLAVVYSEVKGRRDASLFGRRFGHGIERQALTVFVAAATLIILASMYILAITRLPMEQVLFETISAFSTVGLSTGITADLPPSALVVLCALMFVGRVGTITVATALALGAEPQPFRYPEENPIVG
- a CDS encoding potassium channel family protein; translated protein: MSADTRKPVLVIGLGRFGGSVARALERMGHEVLGADTDPSRVQEYAQDLTQVVEADGTDQTCLERMGAASFTSAVVGIGSNIEASVLAVLALSDLGVPNIWAKATNEKHGRILERTGAHHVVFPEQKMGERVARLLNERLLDFISFGDEFAIARLAAPEPIVGLPLVTSECRRKYDVTVIGVKREGEDFIHAVPDTIIMPGDVLVVSGRVEKIEAFAAIHGD